One window of Caloenas nicobarica isolate bCalNic1 chromosome 7, bCalNic1.hap1, whole genome shotgun sequence genomic DNA carries:
- the SFXN3 gene encoding sideroflexin-3, which produces MPPSLPATINIREPRWDQSTFQGRAKHFFMVTDPRNLLLSGATLDEARRVVEDYRAGTVPPGLTEDQLWRAKYIYDSAFHPDTGEKMLLIGRMSAQVPMNMTITGCMLTFYRTTPAVLFWQWVNQSFNAVVNYTNRSGDAPITPSQLGTAYVSATTGAVVTALGLKSLTKHLPAIIGRYVPFAAVAAANCINIPLMRQRELKLGIPVTDENGNRLGESTAAAQKAIFQVVVSRIGMAAPAMAIPPVIMNALEKRAFLKRYPYLNAPLQVGLVGLCLVFATPLCCALFPQKSSMPVSRLEPEVQARIREKDPRLETVYFNKGL; this is translated from the exons ATGCCAccatccctccctgccaccATCAACATCCGAGAACCCCGCTGGGACCAGAGCACTTTCCAGGGACGGGCCAAGCACTTCTTCATGGTGACTGACCCCCGAAACCTGCTGCTCTCGGGGGCCACGCTGGACGAGGCTCGCCGGGTGGTGGAGGACTACAG ggcaggcacagTACCCCCAGGTCTAACGGAGGACCAGCTTTGGCGGGCGAAGTACATCTACGACTCGGCTTTCCACCCCGACACGGGTGAGAAGATGCTCCTTATAGGGCGCATGTCCGCCCAGGTGCCCATGAACATGACCATCACCGGTTGCATGCTGACTTTCTACAG GACCACTCCGGCCGTGCTCTTCTGGCAGTGGGTCAACCAGTCCTTCAATGCCGTTGTCAACTACACCAACCGCAGCGGGGATGCACCCATCACCCCCAG CCAGCTGGGCACAGCCTATGTGAGTGCAACCACGGGGGCAGTTGTCACAGCACTGGGGCTCAAATCTCTCACCAAG CACTTGCCAGCCATCATCGGCCGGTACGTGCCTTTTGCAGCCGTGGCTGCTGCCAACTGCATCAACATCCCGCTGATGAGGCAGAG agAACTCAAGCTGGGGATCCCTGTCACGGATGAGAACGGGAACCGCCTAGGTGAGTCCACAGccgcagcccagaaggccatTTTCCAGGTGGTGGTGTCCCGCATTGGCATGGCAGCCCCGGCCATGG ccatCCCACCGGTGATCATGAATGCCCTGGAGAAGAGAGCTTTCCTGAAG CGGTACCCGTACCTGAACGCTCCTCTGCAGGTCGGCCTGGTGGGACTCTG CTTGGTGTTTGCGACCCCACTGTGCTGTGCACTCTTCCCGCAGAAAAG CTCGATGCCTGTGAGCCGCCTGGAGCCTGAAGTCCAAGCTCGGATCCGGGAGAAAGACCCACGGCTGGAGACCGTCTACTTCAACAAAGGGCTCTGA